A genomic stretch from Kogia breviceps isolate mKogBre1 chromosome 1, mKogBre1 haplotype 1, whole genome shotgun sequence includes:
- the RNASEL gene encoding 2-5A-dependent ribonuclease isoform X3 encodes METKVHNNPQERPTPSTNGRASVEDNHLLIEATKNEDIELVQQLLKKGADVNFQDEEWGWSPLHNAVQSGNEDIVDLLLNHGAEPCLRKRNGATPFIVAGIAGNVKVLKLLLPKVADVNECDVHGFTAFMEASAYGKVEALRFLYKNGAKVNLHRKTKQDQEKIRKGGATALMDAAEGGHVDVVRILLHEMGADVHARDNMGRNALTYALLNSDDEKVKAITRLLLDCNVDVSVRGEGRKTPLILAVEKKNLGLVEMLLEQKHIEMNDTDNEGKTALRLAVELKLKEIAQLLCHKGARTDCGDLLAIARRNYDRDLVKFLSQHGAVEDFHPPAQDWKPQSLRWGEALKHLHGIYRPMIGKLKIFIDEKYKIADSSEGGVYLGFYEDQEVAVKLFYEGSTHGQNEVSVLQSNRINSNVVTFYGSENYRACLYVCLALCERTLEEHFADHRGEAVQNKEDEFARNVLSSLFKAVEELHLSGYTHQDLQPQNMLIDSKNGACLADFDKSIKWTGDPQEIKRDLEALGLLVVYVVNQGDISFERLKDLGTEKLIQLPPDEETRDLIRHLFFPGDNVKDHLSGLLGHPFFWSWASRYRTLRDVGNESDIKVRKANAKILQLLQPGTSEHSTSFARWTTKRNSTTGNRKEKSNLKTEVLIKVVAKVEIREE; translated from the exons ATGGAGACCAAGGTCCATAACAATCCTCAGGAAAGACCCACACCCTCTACGAATGGGAGGGCTTCAGTGGAAGACAATCATTTGTTGATTGAAGCTACTAAAAATGAAGACATTGAGCTGGTCCAGCAATTGCTAAAAAAAGGGGCTGATGTCAATTTCCAGGATGAAGAATGGGGCTGGTCACCTTTGCATAATGCGGTACAAAGTGGCAACGAGGACATTGTGGATCTTCTGCTTAATCATGGTGCTGAGCCTTGTCTGCGGAAGAGGAATGGGGCCACACCCTTCATAGTTGCTGGCATCGCTGGAAATGTGAAGGTGCTCAAACTTTTACTTCCGAAAGTAGCAGATGTCAACGAGTGTGATGTTCATGGCTTCACAGCTTTCATGGAAGCCTCTGCGTATGGTAAAGTCGAAGCCTTAAGGTTCCTGTATAAGAATGGAGCAAAGGTGAATTTGCATCGAAAGACAAAGCAGGATCAAGAGAAGATTAGGAAAGGAGGGGCCACTGCTCTCATGGATGCTGCCGAAGGAGGGCATGTAGATGTCGTGAGGATCCTCCTTCACGAGATGGGGGCAGATGTCCATGCCCGAGACAACATGGGCAGAAATGCCTTGACCTATGCTCTTCTGAACTCTGATGATGAGAAGGTGAAGGCCATTACTCGCCTTCTGCTGGACTGTAACGTTGATGTCAGtgtgaggggggagggaaggaagacgCCCCTGATCCTGGCAGTGGAGAAGAAGAACCTGGGTTTGGTGGAGATGCTTCTGGAACAAAAACATATAGAGATGAATGACACAGACAATGAGGGCAAAACAGCACTGCGTCTTGCTGTCGAGCTCAAGCTGAAGGAAATCGCCCAGTTGCTGTGCCACAAAGGAGCCAGAACAGACTGTGGTGACCTTCTTGCCATAGCAAGGCGCAATTATGACCGTGACCTTGTGAAGTTTCTTTCCCAGCATGGAGCCGTAGAAGATTTTCACCCTCCCGCTCAAGACTGGAAGCCGCAGAGCTTACGTTGGGGGGAAGCCCTGAAACATCTCCATGGGATATACCGCCCTATGATCGGCAAACTTAAGATCTTtattgatgaaaaatataaaattgctgACTCTTCTGAAGGAGGCGTCTACCTGGGGTTCTATGAAGACCAAGAGGTAGCTGTGAAGCTATTCTATGAAGGCAGCACACATGGACAAAATGAAGTCTCCGTGTTGCAGAGCAACCGAATCAACAGTAACGTGGTGACATTCTATGGCAGTGAGAACTACAGGGCCTGTCTGTACGTGTGCCTCGCCCTGTGTGAACGCACACTGGAGGAGCACTTCGCTGACCACAGGGGGGAGGCTGTGCAAAACAAGGAAGATGAGTTTGCTCGAAACGTCCTCTCGTCTCTGTTTAAGGCTGTCGAGGAACTACACCTGTCTGGATACACTCACCAGGACCTGCAGCCGCAAAACATGTTAATAG ATTCCAAGAATGGTGCTTGCCTGGCGGATTTCGATAAAAGCATCAAGTGGACTGGAGATCCACAGGAAATCAAGAGAGATCTAGAG GCCCTGGGACTGCTGGTCGTGTACGTGGTAAACCAGGGAGACATTTCCTTTGAGAGGCTGAAGGATCTAGGGACTGAAAAGTTGATTCAACTtcctccagatgaggaaactcggGACCTCATTCGTCACCTGTTCTTCCCCGGGGATAATGTGAAGGACCATCTGAGTGGCCTGCTGGGTCATCCATTCTTTTGGAGTTGGGCAAG CCGCTACAGGACCCTTAGGGATGTGGGAAATGAATCTGACATCAAAGTGAGAAAAGCTAATGCCAAGATCCTCCAGCTTCTGCAACCTGGAACATCTGAACATTCCACAAGTTTTGCCCGGTGGACAACTAAG